From Streptomyces sp. NBC_01460, a single genomic window includes:
- a CDS encoding 3-phosphoshikimate 1-carboxyvinyltransferase: MPDVQSFAMPMTESADLVVDGGRTTRSGAAHEVVVPGDKSVSHRALLAALLPGAPATLTVRGANPGGAVRALLPAMRALGLGVGTEGDALVVRQPVTPRPQSVRPHPDVDVWPEGVPYLHTEGSSAAARLLIGVLAGTGTHAVVDGDEVLRHRPMDWLVDPLTELGADLTYLGEPGRLPVRIAGPVDRPGTVDLRVGSAQARSAVVLAAVAAGLPVTVRHPVRSRDHTERMLTAFGTGLTGTEREVVCDGGGFTVPEVIDIPSDPSLAAYPVAAHLLWGDGGTLRVPRVCLNPTRLGFFDVLRAAGADISYEDRGTTAGGEPVGTVVARGGLDAVTSVRVDSPALLHALIDEVPLLAAVAATLPGDSWIGCAEELRFKETDRLATTARMAEAFGATVDVADDGLLVRGGSTLGAGLVPGFEDHRIAMAAATLAMVLPGRTTVSGGACHRTSFPDFAGVQRAVGARICEDSNR; this comes from the coding sequence GTGCCAGATGTCCAGAGCTTCGCCATGCCGATGACCGAGTCGGCGGACCTCGTGGTGGACGGCGGCAGGACCACGCGATCCGGCGCGGCACACGAGGTGGTCGTGCCGGGCGACAAGTCGGTGAGCCACCGGGCGCTGCTCGCGGCCCTGCTGCCCGGCGCGCCCGCGACCCTCACGGTGCGGGGCGCCAACCCGGGTGGCGCGGTGCGCGCCCTGCTCCCCGCGATGCGCGCCCTCGGCCTGGGCGTCGGGACGGAGGGCGACGCGCTCGTGGTCCGGCAGCCCGTGACGCCCCGGCCGCAGTCCGTACGGCCGCATCCGGACGTGGACGTCTGGCCGGAGGGCGTTCCGTACCTGCACACCGAGGGGTCGAGTGCCGCCGCACGCCTGCTGATCGGCGTGCTCGCCGGAACGGGCACGCACGCCGTCGTCGACGGGGACGAGGTGCTGCGGCACCGGCCCATGGACTGGCTGGTGGACCCGCTGACCGAGCTCGGCGCGGACCTCACGTATCTGGGCGAGCCCGGCAGGCTGCCGGTGCGGATCGCCGGCCCGGTCGACCGCCCGGGCACGGTCGACCTGCGCGTCGGCAGCGCGCAGGCACGCTCGGCCGTGGTGCTCGCCGCGGTGGCGGCCGGGCTGCCGGTGACGGTGCGGCACCCGGTCAGATCACGGGACCACACCGAGCGGATGCTCACGGCGTTCGGCACGGGGCTGACGGGGACGGAGCGCGAAGTCGTCTGCGACGGGGGCGGATTCACCGTGCCCGAGGTCATCGACATCCCGTCCGACCCGTCCCTCGCGGCCTACCCCGTCGCGGCCCATCTGCTCTGGGGCGACGGCGGCACGCTCCGGGTGCCGCGGGTCTGCCTCAACCCGACCCGGCTCGGCTTCTTCGACGTGCTGCGCGCGGCCGGGGCGGACATCTCCTACGAGGACCGGGGCACCACCGCCGGCGGCGAGCCGGTCGGCACCGTCGTCGCGCGCGGCGGTCTGGACGCGGTGACCTCCGTGCGGGTCGACAGCCCGGCCCTCCTGCACGCGCTGATCGACGAGGTCCCCCTGCTCGCCGCGGTCGCCGCCACCCTCCCCGGTGACTCGTGGATCGGCTGCGCCGAGGAGCTGCGGTTCAAGGAGACCGACCGGCTGGCCACCACGGCCCGGATGGCCGAGGCGTTCGGAGCCACCGTCGACGTGGCCGACGACGGCCTCCTGGTCCGGGGCGGCTCCACACTCGGCGCCGGCCTCGTGCCCGGCTTCGAGGACCACCGGATCGCCATGGCGGCCGCGACCCTCGCGATGGTCCTGCCCGGCCGCACCACGGTCTCCGGCGGCGCCTGCCACCGCACGTCGTTCCCCGACTTCGCCGGTGTGCAGCGTGCCGTCGGCGCCAGGATCTGCGAGGACAGCAACCGATGA
- a CDS encoding helix-turn-helix transcriptional regulator: MDAQGKAQELFRFMLDDPDWTPEGARRSLGFSQIDLELAQHSLLEAGLLHMPRGKPARPMAVEPAIAVARLLAMEEEGARNWMASVHERRSTLAALGSKMMRLQAQADTDTRVGLLTGQERIATALNGVSVTAQQEILSMHPGTPLPRTVLEGSMDRNRAALERGVTMRSLHLEAMNKVPRARAHLEALEDSGCQVRLTPALPFRLILVDGVLAYVSAPSAGSQVSALEIRGEEICWLLRQVFEHCWLHGRAIPKGESAVQEVDLSDRERAVLRMLAAGYTDASVARALGISTRTLRRMTTVILEKIGARSRFEAGVRAATLALVETSPGGPTEL; the protein is encoded by the coding sequence ATGGACGCACAGGGGAAGGCGCAGGAGCTCTTCCGCTTCATGCTCGACGATCCCGACTGGACGCCGGAGGGCGCCCGGCGCAGTCTCGGGTTCTCCCAGATCGACCTGGAGCTGGCCCAGCACTCGCTGCTGGAGGCAGGGCTGCTGCACATGCCGCGCGGGAAGCCCGCGCGTCCCATGGCGGTCGAACCGGCGATCGCCGTCGCCAGGCTGCTCGCGATGGAGGAGGAGGGCGCCAGGAACTGGATGGCCTCCGTGCACGAGAGGCGCTCCACGCTCGCCGCGCTCGGCTCGAAGATGATGCGGCTCCAGGCACAGGCCGACACCGACACCCGGGTCGGGCTGCTCACCGGCCAGGAGCGCATAGCCACCGCGCTGAACGGGGTCTCGGTGACCGCGCAGCAGGAGATCCTCAGCATGCATCCGGGCACGCCGCTGCCGCGGACCGTGCTGGAGGGCAGCATGGACCGCAACCGCGCGGCGCTCGAACGGGGCGTCACCATGCGGTCCCTGCACCTGGAGGCCATGAACAAGGTGCCGCGCGCGAGGGCGCACCTGGAGGCGCTGGAGGACTCCGGGTGCCAGGTCCGGCTGACCCCGGCGCTGCCCTTCCGGCTGATCCTCGTCGACGGGGTGCTCGCGTACGTCTCGGCCCCCTCCGCCGGCTCACAGGTGTCCGCGCTGGAGATCCGGGGGGAGGAGATCTGCTGGCTGCTGCGCCAGGTCTTCGAACACTGCTGGCTGCACGGGAGGGCCATCCCCAAGGGGGAGAGCGCCGTGCAGGAGGTGGATCTGTCGGACCGGGAGAGGGCCGTGCTGCGCATGCTGGCCGCCGGGTACACCGACGCCTCCGTGGCCCGCGCCCTGGGGATCTCCACCCGTACCCTGCGCCGGATGACCACCGTGATCCTGGAGAAGATCGGCGCCCGGAGCCGGTTCGAGGCAGGGGTCAGGGCCGCCACGCTGGCTCTCGTCGAGACGTCCCCGGGCGGCCCCACGGAGCTGTGA
- a CDS encoding GNAT family N-acetyltransferase → MAPDRAAAPARVPSPPSELTDGVVWLRPVRAADAPAVARAGDDPEVARWTPFPSPFTAGHAADWMAAQDAAGTVDLIVTDRADGTRVLGWVGLHDLDLPQRRAELGIWLAADARGRGVGRRAMALLTGWGFRELGLLRIAALCLSGNTRGRRAMEAAGFVPEGVLRAYEDVKGVRHDTAILGMVRTDPRG, encoded by the coding sequence ATGGCTCCCGACCGTGCCGCGGCACCGGCCCGCGTCCCCTCCCCGCCCTCCGAACTGACCGACGGCGTGGTGTGGTTGCGGCCCGTGCGGGCCGCGGACGCGCCGGCCGTGGCCCGGGCCGGTGACGATCCGGAGGTGGCGCGCTGGACGCCGTTCCCCTCCCCCTTCACCGCCGGGCACGCCGCCGACTGGATGGCGGCCCAGGACGCGGCCGGCACCGTCGACCTGATCGTCACCGACCGGGCGGACGGCACCCGGGTGCTCGGCTGGGTCGGGCTGCACGACCTCGACCTGCCGCAGCGGCGGGCGGAACTCGGCATCTGGCTGGCGGCCGACGCACGCGGCCGGGGCGTCGGCCGCCGGGCGATGGCCCTCCTGACGGGGTGGGGCTTCCGCGAGCTGGGTCTGCTGCGGATCGCGGCCCTCTGCCTCAGCGGCAACACCCGGGGCCGCCGGGCCATGGAAGCGGCCGGCTTCGTCCCGGAAGGAGTGCTGCGCGCCTACGAGGACGTGAAGGGCGTCCGCCACGACACCGCGATCCTCGGCATGGTCCGCACCGATCCGCGGGGCTGA
- a CDS encoding GNAT family N-acetyltransferase, protein MSIIEFNGMRVRHPEPDDQARVLRVLDRWWGEFEGSTGSVQRALLLPRLYFQHFTTGSFLVERDGELVGFLIGFLSQTRMDESYIHFVGVAPEEQRSGLGAFLYQHFFAYSRDHGRSVVRAITSAANEGSFAFHTRMGFTAEAGPGELDGRPVQPDYDGPGLDRVSFVRSL, encoded by the coding sequence ATGTCGATCATCGAATTCAATGGAATGCGGGTCCGGCATCCGGAACCCGACGACCAGGCCCGTGTTTTGCGGGTGCTCGACCGGTGGTGGGGAGAGTTCGAGGGAAGCACGGGAAGTGTCCAGCGGGCGCTTCTCCTGCCCCGCCTTTACTTTCAGCATTTCACCACGGGGAGTTTCCTCGTGGAGCGGGACGGAGAATTGGTCGGATTCCTCATCGGCTTCCTGTCTCAGACGCGAATGGACGAGAGTTACATTCATTTCGTCGGGGTCGCTCCCGAGGAGCAGCGCAGTGGGCTCGGCGCATTCCTCTACCAGCACTTCTTCGCCTACAGCAGGGACCACGGACGCAGCGTGGTGCGCGCGATCACGTCCGCCGCGAACGAGGGGTCGTTCGCCTTCCACACCCGTATGGGATTCACCGCCGAGGCGGGTCCCGGGGAACTCGACGGGCGGCCCGTCCAGCCCGACTACGACGGGCCCGGCCTCGACCGGGTCTCCTTCGTCCGCTCCCTCTGA
- a CDS encoding non-ribosomal peptide synthetase, producing MPGSPLSAAAAVRDKLYAAGLVLHLEDGALRYSAPPGALTEELRRSVRACRDELIELLRGTEAGPDGRDAAGSSEDAWQFTSDPGSAGAAFSLTDLQQAYLIGEQDFYDHPAPAVFVHEYAFTAGSLPDADTLQTALTLLRRAHGALRLAVAGDGTQRILPVPESGGEPSLVDRHDLTALSDEQARAGLLALRERLTDDLPPYAEGRPFLLRHVLLPDGTARLQIALRLIAFDGVTTQLFFTELARCCVEPAYLPDTLSLSFRDYVRGLEERRATGAHHSALRYWERRAALLPAPPALPARPAAAPAAEAAEEPTAGPRPGAPLRRLSTRLDTVSWARFRAHAAASGLPAGSALFTLFVEALHRWSDGAAGAVTVLASHRPGSHPELPRVWGNASTTVLIGYGPDEPGLSFADRCRRLQSGLYADLSALEVSGVEVSRSLQSSRPGTGSPAPVVFTSGLDLVDGAPGGFLLPLPGAELVHSSISTPQILLDHQVYEEGGELVCNLDYAESAYPPGLIEELAAYHGERLRALADAAEEWGGSAPAPLPAAQLADRLRANATATPLPTGELHSFALRSCRTAPDSAAVRDAEGTLSRAGLDAASAALAGRLRELGIGRTPDRPELVGVRVPRGRWQSVAVLAVLRAGGAYVPIDPSWPEARVRTVLAHSGARALVTGAGLGTPGELPDGVPAVVLGPSPGAVVLDSPGGPVSGSPGTAETSPEPAGGGLDRSAYVIYTSGSTGTPKGVVISHRAAVNTLLDLTGRFALTAADKVLAVSSLAFDLSVFDQFAVLGCGGTVVCPPESAVPDPQAWGESVRRHGVTVWNSVPALLALTLEYLGERARELLAPLRLIMLSGDWVPLPLLDRLATYCPGARVIAMGGATEASIWSNWHPVDGVPAGWQSVPYGTPLANQTMHVLDRSLADVPAWVPGDLYIGGAGVATGYLGEPARTAASFLRHPVTGERLYRTGDRARYRPGGILEFLGRADHQVKINGYRVELGEIEARLTGCAGIRSAVALVDTAHGQPYLAAFITRDAPDASPDTARAAPDGAALRQELGATLPPYMVPAAVVEVPGLPLSGNGKVDRTALLGLLASTARGTGEPGTPDAAGGPARSPASPVEARLLGLWQELLGPAASGVTDDFFALGGSSLTAVRLFRGIEAVFGRRLPLASLFQNRTVRAQAALLTAAEDGTRADDTGPLVGFGGSGDQHVVFVHPVGGDVLCYEEAVSALTADPDLAARISLHGLRAAGLHGAEEPASSLDAMAKHYAQTLVERLPDGPLHLVGWSLGGTVALHTAVLLEQEGRPVASLTTIDSFVGRPDGCTPPVEVRLAGFFGDLLGRSDLGAHLPDTGTDLSDEERLLAAHDALSASGLMGRTLEPAELARLFAVYRNNSEMLERHTPVPWKPGAPAGPPVEPWLLIRAGRTARHTFPGLLPLDEVVADPGPVLTVDEDHFSVVRGTAASRLARRIGALCSEAPTAADRPRGARG from the coding sequence ATGCCGGGCTCACCCCTCTCCGCGGCAGCGGCTGTCCGCGACAAGCTGTACGCCGCCGGACTCGTCCTGCACCTGGAGGACGGAGCGCTCCGCTATTCCGCTCCGCCCGGCGCGCTCACCGAGGAACTCCGCAGATCGGTGCGCGCCTGCCGCGACGAGCTGATCGAGCTGCTGCGCGGGACGGAGGCCGGTCCGGACGGCCGGGACGCCGCGGGCTCCTCCGAGGACGCCTGGCAGTTCACGTCCGACCCCGGCTCCGCCGGCGCCGCCTTCTCCCTGACCGACCTGCAACAGGCCTACCTCATCGGTGAGCAGGACTTCTACGACCACCCGGCGCCCGCCGTGTTCGTGCACGAGTACGCCTTCACCGCCGGATCCCTCCCGGACGCGGACACCCTGCAGACGGCCCTGACCCTGCTCCGCCGGGCCCACGGGGCGCTGCGGCTCGCGGTGGCCGGCGACGGCACCCAGCGGATCCTGCCGGTCCCGGAGAGCGGCGGGGAGCCCTCGCTGGTCGACCGGCACGACCTGACCGCCCTCTCCGACGAGCAGGCACGGGCCGGACTCCTGGCGCTGCGCGAACGCCTCACGGACGACCTGCCGCCGTACGCCGAGGGACGCCCCTTCCTCCTCCGCCACGTCCTGCTGCCCGACGGCACCGCCCGGCTCCAGATCGCCCTGCGGCTGATCGCCTTCGACGGCGTCACCACCCAGTTGTTCTTCACCGAGCTGGCCCGATGTTGTGTCGAACCGGCCTACCTCCCGGACACGCTGAGCCTCTCCTTCCGTGACTACGTACGGGGACTGGAGGAGCGTCGCGCGACCGGTGCGCACCACTCCGCCCTGCGCTACTGGGAGCGCAGGGCCGCCCTGCTCCCGGCACCCCCCGCCCTTCCGGCCCGGCCGGCCGCCGCGCCCGCCGCCGAGGCCGCGGAGGAGCCCACCGCCGGGCCCCGCCCGGGCGCCCCGCTGCGCCGCCTGTCCACCCGCCTCGACACCGTGTCCTGGGCCCGCTTCCGGGCGCACGCCGCGGCCTCCGGACTCCCGGCGGGGAGCGCCCTGTTCACCCTGTTCGTGGAGGCCCTGCACCGGTGGTCCGACGGCGCGGCGGGCGCCGTCACCGTCCTCGCCTCGCACCGCCCCGGCAGCCACCCGGAGCTCCCGCGCGTCTGGGGCAACGCCAGCACCACCGTGCTCATCGGCTACGGCCCCGACGAGCCGGGCCTCTCCTTCGCCGACCGGTGCCGCCGGCTGCAGAGCGGCCTCTACGCGGACCTCTCCGCGCTGGAGGTCTCCGGCGTGGAGGTGAGCCGGTCGCTGCAGAGCAGTCGGCCGGGAACGGGCAGCCCGGCCCCCGTGGTCTTCACCAGCGGACTCGATCTGGTCGACGGCGCCCCCGGCGGCTTCCTGCTGCCGCTGCCCGGGGCCGAGTTGGTGCACAGCTCGATCAGCACGCCGCAGATCCTCCTCGACCACCAGGTGTACGAGGAGGGCGGAGAGCTGGTCTGCAACCTCGACTACGCCGAGAGCGCCTATCCGCCCGGTCTGATCGAGGAGTTGGCGGCCTACCACGGCGAACGGCTGCGGGCGCTGGCCGACGCCGCGGAGGAGTGGGGCGGGAGCGCCCCGGCCCCGCTGCCGGCCGCCCAGCTGGCCGACCGCCTCCGGGCCAACGCCACCGCGACGCCCCTGCCCACCGGCGAGCTGCACTCCTTCGCCCTGCGCTCGTGCCGCACCGCGCCGGACTCCGCCGCCGTGCGCGACGCCGAGGGCACGCTGAGCCGGGCCGGACTCGACGCGGCCTCGGCCGCGCTCGCCGGCCGCCTGCGGGAGCTGGGCATCGGCCGGACCCCGGACCGGCCCGAGCTGGTCGGCGTGCGGGTGCCCCGGGGCCGGTGGCAGTCGGTGGCCGTCCTCGCGGTGCTGCGCGCCGGCGGGGCGTACGTACCGATCGATCCGAGCTGGCCCGAGGCACGGGTCCGTACGGTGCTGGCGCACAGCGGCGCCCGGGCGCTGGTGACCGGGGCGGGGCTCGGGACACCCGGCGAGCTCCCCGACGGAGTGCCCGCGGTCGTCCTCGGCCCCTCCCCCGGCGCGGTCGTCCTCGACTCCCCCGGCGGGCCCGTGTCCGGGTCCCCGGGTACCGCGGAGACCTCGCCGGAGCCGGCGGGCGGCGGGCTCGACCGGAGTGCGTACGTCATCTACACCTCAGGGTCGACCGGCACCCCCAAGGGTGTGGTCATCTCCCACCGGGCGGCCGTCAACACCCTGCTCGACCTCACCGGGCGGTTCGCCCTGACGGCCGCCGACAAGGTGCTCGCGGTCTCCTCGCTCGCCTTCGACCTGTCGGTCTTCGACCAGTTCGCCGTGCTCGGCTGCGGCGGGACCGTGGTGTGCCCGCCGGAGAGCGCCGTGCCGGACCCGCAGGCCTGGGGCGAGAGCGTGCGGCGCCACGGCGTGACCGTGTGGAACTCGGTCCCCGCGCTGCTCGCCCTGACCCTGGAGTACCTCGGGGAGCGGGCCCGCGAACTCCTCGCCCCGCTGCGTCTGATCATGCTCAGCGGTGACTGGGTGCCGCTGCCGCTGCTGGACCGGCTGGCCACGTACTGCCCCGGCGCCCGGGTCATCGCGATGGGCGGCGCCACCGAGGCCTCGATCTGGTCGAACTGGCACCCCGTCGACGGCGTCCCCGCCGGCTGGCAGAGCGTGCCGTACGGGACTCCCCTGGCCAACCAGACGATGCACGTCCTGGACCGGAGCCTGGCCGACGTCCCGGCCTGGGTGCCCGGTGACCTCTACATCGGTGGCGCCGGCGTGGCCACCGGCTACCTCGGCGAGCCCGCGCGCACGGCCGCGTCGTTCCTGCGGCACCCCGTGACCGGTGAGCGGCTGTACAGGACGGGCGACCGTGCCCGCTACCGGCCGGGCGGCATCCTGGAGTTCCTCGGACGGGCCGACCACCAGGTCAAGATCAACGGCTACCGGGTCGAACTGGGCGAGATCGAGGCAAGGCTGACCGGCTGCGCCGGGATCCGCTCCGCCGTCGCGCTGGTCGACACCGCTCACGGCCAGCCGTACCTCGCCGCCTTCATCACCCGGGACGCGCCCGACGCCTCGCCGGACACGGCCCGGGCCGCTCCCGACGGAGCGGCGCTGCGGCAGGAGCTCGGCGCCACCCTGCCCCCGTACATGGTGCCCGCCGCGGTCGTCGAGGTGCCCGGACTCCCGCTGAGCGGCAACGGCAAGGTGGACCGCACTGCGCTCCTCGGCCTGCTCGCCTCCACGGCGCGCGGCACCGGGGAACCCGGCACGCCGGACGCGGCGGGCGGGCCCGCCCGGAGCCCCGCGTCCCCGGTGGAGGCCCGGCTGCTCGGCCTGTGGCAGGAGCTCCTGGGCCCGGCCGCGAGCGGCGTCACCGACGACTTCTTCGCGCTGGGCGGCAGCTCGCTGACCGCCGTACGGCTGTTCCGCGGCATCGAGGCGGTCTTCGGCCGGCGGCTTCCGCTGGCCTCGCTCTTCCAGAACCGGACCGTACGCGCCCAGGCGGCCCTGCTCACCGCCGCGGAGGACGGAACGCGGGCCGACGACACCGGACCGCTGGTCGGATTCGGCGGCAGCGGTGACCAGCACGTGGTGTTCGTCCACCCGGTCGGTGGTGACGTCCTCTGCTACGAGGAGGCCGTGTCCGCCCTGACGGCCGACCCGGACCTCGCCGCGCGGATCTCGCTGCACGGGCTGCGGGCCGCCGGGCTGCACGGCGCCGAGGAGCCCGCGAGCAGCCTCGATGCCATGGCGAAGCACTACGCGCAGACGCTCGTCGAGCGGCTTCCCGACGGTCCGCTGCACCTGGTGGGCTGGTCCCTGGGAGGGACCGTGGCCCTGCACACGGCGGTGCTCCTGGAGCAGGAGGGGCGGCCGGTGGCCTCCCTGACCACGATCGACTCCTTCGTCGGACGCCCGGACGGCTGCACGCCCCCGGTCGAGGTCCGGCTGGCGGGGTTCTTCGGCGACCTGCTCGGCCGGAGCGACCTCGGCGCACATCTCCCGGACACGGGCACGGACCTGTCCGACGAGGAGCGGCTGCTCGCCGCCCACGACGCCCTGTCCGCCTCGGGGCTGATGGGACGCACCCTGGAACCGGCCGAGCTGGCGCGGCTGTTCGCCGTGTACCGCAACAACTCGGAGATGCTGGAGCGCCATACGCCGGTGCCCTGGAAGCCGGGCGCACCGGCCGGGCCACCGGTGGAGCCGTGGCTGCTGATCCGCGCCGGGCGGACCGCGCGCCACACCTTCCCGGGGCTGCTGCCGCTCGACGAGGTCGTGGCGGACCCCGGCCCCGTACTCACCGTCGACGAGGACCACTTCTCGGTGGTGCGGGGGACGGCCGCTTCCCGGCTGGCCCGGCGGATCGGCGCGCTGTGCTCCGAGGCCCCCACCGCCGCCGACCGCCCGAGAGGAGCACGGGGATGA
- a CDS encoding acyl-CoA dehydrogenase family protein gives MRPLSVERALLDAHLPGFDEWLAELGITGAEDPDGDVIEEFRRAGGGNLFVPRELGGAGLGCRDGVRLQRAVGARAPALAVATTMHHYKVAWLARSLGADADGVLREIAEKRHLVASCGAEGQVGRSLFTPGIQVTAADGGLTVSGTKRPCSLTRSMGLLSMTATAPAGTGQEGRLLVLVIPADGPGIRREPFWRNRVLRATQTDAVVLDGVFVPDSMIIPVGDPALSPGRFTSNLLWFQLLVTASYLGVATGQVERLYTAKRGTPGDRVAALAPLETVCAALEAVARDVDEQRCDDDLLGRALLVRYTAQRVIAEATDRALELAGGMPFVTSAEGVDTLAASRGLAFHPPSEISAREPLDTWLGGGGLTLM, from the coding sequence ATGAGGCCCCTGTCCGTGGAGCGCGCCCTGCTCGACGCCCATCTGCCCGGCTTCGACGAGTGGCTCGCCGAGCTGGGGATCACCGGCGCCGAGGACCCGGACGGCGACGTGATCGAGGAGTTCCGCCGGGCCGGCGGCGGCAACCTGTTCGTCCCCCGGGAGCTCGGGGGCGCCGGGCTCGGCTGCCGCGACGGCGTACGGCTCCAGCGGGCGGTCGGCGCGCGGGCACCGGCGCTGGCCGTCGCGACGACCATGCACCACTACAAGGTCGCCTGGCTGGCCCGCTCGCTCGGCGCGGACGCCGACGGGGTGCTCCGGGAGATCGCGGAGAAGCGCCATCTCGTCGCCTCCTGCGGCGCGGAGGGACAGGTGGGCCGGAGCCTGTTCACACCCGGCATCCAGGTCACCGCGGCCGACGGGGGGCTGACGGTGTCGGGCACCAAACGCCCGTGCTCCCTCACCCGCTCCATGGGCCTGCTCTCCATGACGGCGACCGCACCCGCCGGTACCGGACAGGAGGGCCGGCTGCTGGTGCTGGTGATCCCGGCGGACGGGCCCGGGATCCGGCGTGAGCCGTTCTGGCGCAACCGGGTGCTGCGCGCCACCCAGACCGACGCGGTGGTCCTCGACGGGGTGTTCGTACCGGACTCGATGATCATCCCGGTCGGTGACCCGGCGCTCTCGCCCGGCCGCTTCACCTCCAACCTCCTCTGGTTCCAGCTGCTCGTCACCGCGTCCTACCTGGGCGTCGCCACCGGCCAGGTGGAGCGGCTGTACACCGCGAAGCGCGGCACCCCGGGCGACCGGGTGGCCGCTCTGGCACCGCTGGAGACGGTGTGCGCCGCCCTGGAGGCGGTGGCCCGGGACGTGGACGAGCAGCGGTGCGACGACGATCTGCTCGGCCGGGCCCTGCTCGTCCGCTACACCGCCCAGCGGGTCATCGCGGAGGCCACCGACCGGGCCCTGGAACTCGCGGGCGGCATGCCGTTCGTGACGAGCGCGGAGGGTGTCGACACCCTGGCCGCGAGCCGGGGCCTCGCCTTCCACCCGCCGTCCGAGATCTCGGCGCGGGAGCCCCTCGACACCTGGCTCGGCGGCGGCGGACTGACCTTGATGTGA